A section of the Oryza sativa Japonica Group chromosome 1, ASM3414082v1 genome encodes:
- the LOC4326272 gene encoding cysteine proteinase inhibitor 12 precursor produces MRVAATTRPASSSAAAPLPLFLLLAVAAAAAALFLVGSASLAMAGHVLGGAHDAPSAANSVETDALARFAVDEHNKRENALLEFVRVVEAKEQVVAGTLHHLTLEALEAGRKKVYEAKVWVKPWLDFKELQEFRNTGDATTFTNADLGAKKGGHEPGWRDVPVHDPVVKDAADHAVKSIQQRSNSLFPYELLEIVRAKAEVVEDFAKFDILMKLKRGNKEEKFKAEVHKNLEGAFVLNQMQQEHDESSSQ; encoded by the exons ATGCGCGTTGCTGCGACGACGcggcccgcctcctcctccgccgccgctccgctccccctcttcctcctcctcgccgtcgccgccgccgccgccgccctgttCCTCGTCGGCTCCGCGtccctcgccatggccggccacgtcctcggcggcgcgcacgacgccccctccgccgccaacAGCGTCGAGACCGACGCGCTCGCCCGCTTCGCCGTCGACGAGCACAACAAGCGCGAG AACGCGCTGCTGGAGTTCGTGCGGGTGGTGGAGGCGAAGGAGCAGGTGGTGGCCGGCACGCTGCACCACCTCACGCTCGAGGCCCTCGAGGCGGGGAGGAAGAAGGTGTACGAGGCCAAGGTCTGGGTCAAGCCGTGGCTCGATTTCAAGGAGCTCCAGGAGTTCCGCAACACTGGGGATGCAACCACCTTCACCAACGCCGACCTCGGCGCCAAGAAAG GTGGACATGAGCCTGGGTGGCGTGATGTTCCAGTACATGATCCTGTAGTCAAAGATGCTGCAGACCATGCTGTGAAATCAATCCAGCAGAGGTCAAACTCCCTGTTTCCATATGAACTTCTCGAGATCGTTCGTGCAAAGGCAGAG GTTGTTGAAGACTTCGCAAAGTTTGACATTCTGATGAAACTTAAGAGGGGAAACAAGGAGGAGAAGTTCAAAGCCGAGGTCCACAAGAACCTTGAAGGGGCATTTGTACTGAACCAGATGCAACAAGAGCATGATGAATCGAGCAGCCAGTGA
- the LOC4326270 gene encoding actin-related protein 6 gives MTGGSGVVVLDNGGGLLKAGFGGDMNPTAVVPNCMAKPPGSKKWLVADQLQAQDVDVTGMTLRRPIDRGYLINQEVQREVWERVIRNLLQVDPNNSSLLLVEPQFNPPALQHATDELVFEELGFKSLCVADAPSLVHLYEASRQPSLFRAQCSLVVDCGFSFTHASPVLQNFTLNYAVRRMDLGGKALTNYLKELISYRSLNVMDETLLIDDAKEKLCFVSLDVPGDLRLARLSSNDNPFRCSYILPDGITYKKGFVKDLDEACRYSSLPANGESVRKDSSDSDRSKFEDKKKPELSQNEFVLTNERFLVPEMLFHPIDLGMNQAGLAECIVRAIQACHPHLQPVLFERIILTGGSTLFPRFTERLEKELRPLVPDDYQVKIIAQEDPILGAWRGGSLLAHRPDFESMCITKSEYEEMGSMRCRRRFFH, from the exons ATGACGGGTGGATCAGGTGTTGTGGTGCTAGACAATGGGGGTGGTCTTCTGAAGGCTGGATTTGGTGGGGACATGAATCCGACTGCTGTTGTCCCCAACTGTATGGCCAAGCCCCCTGGTTCCAAGAAATGGCTAGTTGCTGACCAGCTGCAGGCACAAGATGTTGATGTTACTGGCATGACATTGAGGCGTCCTATTGATCGTGGCTATCTCATCAATCAAGAAGTGCAACGGGAGGTGTGGGAGCGGGTTATACGCAACCTACTGCAGGTGGATCCTAACAACTCATCGTTGCTACTGGTGGAACCACAGTTCAACCCTCCAGCACTGCAGCATGCAACCGATGAGCTTGTTTTTGAGGAGCTTGGTTTCAAATCTCTTTGTGTTGCAGATGCCCCTTCCCTTGTTCACCTTTATGAGGCTAGCCGCCAGCCATCGCTGTTTCGAGCTCAATGTAGCCTTGTTGTTGACTGTGGCTTCTCTTTCACTCATGCATCTCCCGTGCTTCAAAACTTTACACTGAATTATGCTGTGCGGCGCATGGACCTTGGTGGAAAGGCCCTCACAAACTATCTCAAAGAGCTCATTTCATATCGCTCCCTTAATGTCATGGATGAAACACTCCTCATTGATGATGCAAAGGAAAAACTATGCTTTGTATCCCTTGATGTCCCTGGTGATCTTCGTCTTGCCAG GTTATCATCTAATGACAACCCTTTTAGATGCTCCTACATTCTCCCTGATGGTATAACATACAAGAAAGGGTTTGTGAAGGACTTGGATGAGGCATGCAGATACAGCTCTCTGCCTGCTAATGGAGAATCGGTTAGAAAGGATAGTTCTGACAGCGATAGGAGCAAGTTTGAGGATAAGAAAAAGCCTGAACTTAGTCAAAAT GAATTTGTGTTGACCAATGAGAGGTTCCTAGTGCCAGAGATGCTTTTCCATCCAATTGATCTGG GTATGAATCAAGCTGGGCTTGCTGAGTGCATAGTTCGTGCTATACAAGCTTGCCACCCACATCTTCAACCTGTGCTTTTTGAGAG AATTATCCTGACAGGAGGAAGCACGCTATTCCCTCGATTCACCGAAAGATT GGAAAAGGAACTTCGTCCTCTTGTGCCTGATGACTACCAAGTAAAGATAATTGCTCAGGAGGA CCCAATTCTTGGTGCCTGGAGAGGTGGATCTCTTTTGGCGCACAGGCCTGATTTTGAATCAATGTGCATTACAAAATCAGAGTATGAAGAGATGGGTTCAATGCGGTGCCGTCGTAGATTCTTTCACTGA